One genomic segment of Polynucleobacter sp. MWH-UH2A includes these proteins:
- the dksA gene encoding RNA polymerase-binding protein DksA, with protein MSDKDYMNAAQLDFFRQKLLTLKDDILKNASETTEHLRENILVPDPADRATIEEEHALELRTRDRERKLLKKVEQALGRIESGDYGWCEETGEPIGLNRLIARPTANLSLEAQERRELRQKLFGE; from the coding sequence ATGTCCGATAAGGATTACATGAATGCTGCCCAGTTAGATTTTTTCCGTCAAAAGTTGTTGACTTTAAAAGATGACATTTTGAAAAATGCGTCTGAGACAACTGAACATCTCCGCGAAAATATTTTGGTTCCAGATCCAGCCGATCGTGCCACGATTGAAGAAGAACATGCATTGGAATTGCGCACTCGTGATCGTGAGCGCAAGCTATTGAAAAAAGTTGAGCAAGCGCTTGGCCGAATTGAGTCTGGTGATTATGGTTGGTGTGAAGAAACAGGTGAGCCAATCGGCTTGAACCGTTTAATTGCAAGGCCTACAGCCAATTTATCTCTTGAGGCGCAAGAGCGTCGCGAACTCCGTCAAAAATTATTTGGCGAATAA
- a CDS encoding GTP-binding protein, producing the protein MALIPVTILTGFLGSGKTTLLKHILTEDHGKKIAVIENEFGEENIDNDILVQDHEENIVQMSNGCICCTIRGDLVEALNSLWEQRKDKKIQFDRVVIETTGVANPGPVAQTFFMDDDVADHYVLDAVVTLVDAKHGQQQLTEHEEAQRQVGFADQIFITKTDLVTASEVEALRGRLMHMNPRAPISAISKGVVPLNAVLDLKGFNLNAKLDIDPHFLEQDDHDHAHCGHDHSHDHDHSNCGHDHDHDHHHGHAGHTDRIQSFVFRSDKPFDHKKLEDFLGGILEVFGEKMLRYKGVLYVKGSGRKVVFQGVHQMMGSDLAGPWGSEPKQTRMVFIGIDLPKDTLLAGLEGCLV; encoded by the coding sequence ATGGCATTAATTCCAGTAACCATATTGACCGGCTTTTTAGGAAGCGGCAAAACCACTTTGTTGAAACACATTCTGACTGAAGATCATGGCAAAAAAATTGCGGTGATCGAGAATGAGTTTGGCGAAGAAAATATCGATAACGATATTCTGGTTCAGGATCACGAAGAGAACATTGTGCAAATGAGTAATGGTTGCATTTGTTGCACCATTCGCGGCGATTTAGTTGAGGCTTTAAACTCCTTATGGGAACAGCGAAAAGATAAAAAGATTCAGTTTGATCGCGTCGTCATTGAGACCACTGGAGTGGCTAACCCAGGCCCTGTGGCGCAAACATTCTTTATGGATGATGATGTTGCAGACCACTATGTATTGGATGCTGTAGTGACGCTGGTCGACGCTAAGCATGGCCAGCAGCAATTGACTGAGCACGAGGAAGCCCAGCGGCAAGTAGGTTTCGCAGATCAAATTTTTATTACTAAAACTGACTTGGTAACGGCATCTGAAGTTGAGGCGCTTCGTGGCCGTTTAATGCACATGAATCCAAGGGCGCCCATCAGTGCAATCTCTAAAGGCGTGGTGCCATTAAATGCCGTTTTGGATCTTAAGGGCTTCAACTTAAATGCGAAGCTAGATATTGACCCTCATTTTTTAGAGCAAGACGATCATGATCATGCGCACTGCGGTCACGACCATTCCCATGATCACGATCACAGCAATTGCGGACATGATCATGACCATGATCACCATCATGGTCATGCGGGGCATACAGATCGCATTCAGTCTTTTGTTTTTCGTAGTGATAAACCCTTTGACCATAAAAAATTGGAAGATTTCCTGGGGGGCATTTTGGAGGTCTTTGGTGAGAAGATGCTACGTTACAAGGGCGTGCTTTATGTCAAAGGAAGTGGCCGAAAAGTGGTGTTTCAGGGGGTGCATCAAATGATGGGCAGCGATTTAGCTGGTCCCTGGGGGTCTGAGCCCAAACAAACCCGCATGGTCTTCATAGGCATTGATTTGCCTAAGGACACCCTACTGGCTGGGCTTGAGGGATGTTTGGTCTAG